From a single Dysidea avara chromosome 14, odDysAvar1.4, whole genome shotgun sequence genomic region:
- the LOC136244069 gene encoding uncharacterized protein, which produces MKEKGYDFDYKQCRTKVKNLKAKYNKVKDNNRGTGNNRKTCPFFEELDAILVVRATSNPTVIIENTSGSSSLTTQIHWILAPLRHRLNKQKDQQLQLMTWWKQPMTHHHQRIMKMKSGDENNEKTKSGDDQDKQSKFEKTRGKKRRRGDVDDLMSKMAKMDEEAEKRAEEREKRWLESEDRREKERMEHEDRHAQMMMSMFTNFMTQMGGMMMTQTPGPMSPYPPGFPHYSPNSNPTFTGQDFMPSYNSVPFSSSSYCPKSGSVDANSELDPN; this is translated from the exons ATGAAAGAGAAGGGATACGATTTTGACTATAAACAGTGCCGCACGAAGGTAAAGAATCTCAAGGCCAAGTACAATAAG GTAAAGGACAATAATCGTGGGACGGGCAACAATAGGAAAACATGCCCATTCTTTGAAGAGCTTGATGCTATACTAGTGGTACGAGCAACATCTAACCCTACTGTAATCATTGAAAACACTTCAGGGAGCAGT AGCTTGACGACTCAAATCCATTGGATATTAGCGCCTCTTCGTCATCGGTTGAACAAGCAGAAGGATCAACAACTACAGTTGATGACATGGTGGAAGCAACCGatgacacatcaccatcagaGAATTATGAAAATGAAATCTGGAGATGAGAATAATGAAAAAACAAAATCTGGAGATGATCAAG ATAAGCAGTCAAAGTTTGAAAAGACAAGAG GAAAGAAGCGAAGAAGAGGTGATGTGGATGACTTGATGTCAAAGATGGCGAAGATGGATGAAGAAGCAGAGAAGAGGGCCGAGGAACGGGAGAAAAGATGGCTGGAGTCTGAAGACAGAAGAGAGAAAGAGCGAATGGAACATGAAGACCGCCATGCTCAGATGATGATGTCAATGTTTACAAATTTTATGACTCAAATGGGTGGTATGATGATGACTCAAACCCCAGGCCCCATGTCACCTTACCCACCAGGTTTTCCACACTACAGCCCTAATAGTAATCCTACATTTACTGGCCAAGATTTTATGCCTAGCTATAATAGTGTACCGTTTTCCTCAAGTAGTTATTGTCCCAAATCTGGTAGTGTGGATGCTAATTCAGAACTAGACCCCAATTGA